The following are encoded together in the Populus trichocarpa isolate Nisqually-1 chromosome 5, P.trichocarpa_v4.1, whole genome shotgun sequence genome:
- the LOC18098830 gene encoding UPF0603 protein At1g54780, chloroplastic has translation METLLSSHTLSPLLNPKPSSSKSHLLPSLQTRPDSLSFIPKTITSSLKRHTFESLSVPNSWFNRAQQGLAALALSLALNFSPLLYTGNAQASEFDVLYEGPPKESYIFDDAGVLSRVTKSDLKQLLSDLESRKNFKINFVTVRKLTSKADAFEYADQVLEKWYPSIEDGNNKGIVVLVTSQKEGAITGGPAFIQAVGENVLDATVSENLPVLATEEKYNEAIYSSAKRLVAAIDGLPDPGGPRANENKRESNFKSREETDEKRGQFTLVVGGLLVIAFVVPMAQYYAYVSKK, from the exons ATGGAAACCTTACTTTCTTCTCACACTCTATCTCCTCTCCTCAACCCAAAACCTTCCTCTTCAAAATCCCATCTGCTACCTTCACTTCAAACAAGACCAGACTCACTCTCTTTCATCCCCAAAACCATCACTTCTAGCCTCAAAAGGCACACCTTTGAGTCTTTGTCAGTACCCAATAGCTGGTTCAATCGTGCCCAACAGGGCCTAGCAGCACTAGCCCTTTCTTTGGCACTCAACTTTAGCCCACTGTTGTACACTGGCAATGCTCAAGCATCTGAATTTGATGTGCTCTATGAAGGGCCACCAAAAGAGTCATATATATTTGATGATGCTGGTGTGCTTAGCAGAGTGACTAAGTCTGATCTCAAGCAGCTGTTATCTGATTTGGAATCAAGGAAGAACTTCAAGATCAATTTCGTCACTGTTAGAAAGCTTACT AGCAAAGCTGATGCTTTTGAGTATGCTGACCAAGTTCTGGAGAAATGGTATCCCTCTATTGAAGACGGCAACAATAAGGGAATTGTTGTGCTTGTGACCAGCCAAAAGGAAGGGGCAATTACAGGGGGGCCGGCGTTTATCCAAGCAGTTGGAGAAAATGTTCTTGATGCCACTGTATCAGAGAACCTACCTG TCTTGGCGACAGAAGAAAAGTACAATGAAGCAATTTATAGCAGTGCTAAGAGGTTAGTAGCCGCTATTGATGGGCTTCCAGATCCTGGTGGTCCAAGGGCTAATGAAAATAAACGAGAATCCAACTTTAAAAGCAGGGAAGAGACAGACGAGAAGAGGGGACAATTCACTCTAGTGGTTGGAGGTCTGTTGGTGATTGCTTTTGTTGTTCCTATGGCACAATACTATGCTTatgtttcaaagaaataa